A window of Pseudomonas denitrificans (nom. rej.) genomic DNA:
GGTAATCGATCACCAGGCCATCGTCATCCACGCTCAACAGCGCCCTGAAATCGGTGCCTTCGAGGTTCTCGTACAGATAGTGATGGGAATCGACCCGTGTATAGCCCTGGCGCATCCGTGCCGGCTTGAGCTTCGGAGCCTCCAGGTAGACCACCGCCAGCTCGCGGCGCTCGCCGTCGGCCAGGTGCAGGCGGCGGATGGGGAAGGTATTGGTGAAGGGCGACGGCCAGATGTCGATGTCCACGCAGCCCTCCAGGTCTTTCAGTGACACGCCCTCAGCGTTCTGCCAGTGGCCTTCGCCATCGGTCAGCAGGTGCAACTGATGCGTGCCGTGTGCGCTTTCCACGCTGAAAAGCGCTTCCCGCAGACGCCATTGGTCGTCCCAATCCAGCTGGTAATCGAGCTGATAGGACGGCCCGCCCGCTTCATCGATGGCACGCAACTGGCTCTCGGCGCGCAGCTCGCCCAGTTGCAGCGATTCCCAGCTGGCCGTCGGCGCGTGCCAGATGCCTTCCCAGTCGAGCGTGCGCATCAGGAAGTCTCCAGCACGAGGCCCAGGCGTTGGCGCTTGGGCAGGCGGGCGACCACCAGCTGGTGCGAGCGGATCAGCGCTTCGCGCAATTCGGCGTCGCCCATGGGGTAGGGGCGTTGCATGGAAATCCAGAAGGCTCGCGCCAGATAGGGCGCCGGGCGGATGCCGGGACGGTCGACGTAGCCCAGGAACAGCTCCGGGCCGACCTTGAAGGCCAGAGCGCCGTGGCCGCTGTCGAGAAAGTCGAGGATGGCGAACATCTTGTTGCCGGCCACCGAGAACACGCGGTTGCTGCCCCACTTGATGTCTTCGCGGGCGCCGGGAAGTTCCAGGCAGAAGCGGGCGATCTGTTGCGGCGTCATGGGCGTGCGTTCCTTCGGTCAGGCGCGGCTTCGATCAGTCACGGCCTTGCTCAGTCACGGAAATAGACTTCGACCAGATGGTAGCCGAACTGGCTTTTGACCGGCCCATGAACCACGCCGACCGGCTTCCTGAAGATCACCTGGTCGATGCTGCGGACCATCTGGCCGGGGCGAACCTCGCCCAGGTCGCCACCGCGCTTGCCGGAAGCGCAGGTGGAATGCTTGCGCGCCAGGGCGGCAAAGTCCTCGCCCTTGGCCAGGCGCTGCTTGAT
This region includes:
- a CDS encoding putative glycolipid-binding domain-containing protein, whose protein sequence is MRTLDWEGIWHAPTASWESLQLGELRAESQLRAIDEAGGPSYQLDYQLDWDDQWRLREALFSVESAHGTHQLHLLTDGEGHWQNAEGVSLKDLEGCVDIDIWPSPFTNTFPIRRLHLADGERRELAVVYLEAPKLKPARMRQGYTRVDSHHYLYENLEGTDFRALLSVDDDGLVIDYPTLFRRV
- a CDS encoding MmcQ/YjbR family DNA-binding protein, which encodes MTPQQIARFCLELPGAREDIKWGSNRVFSVAGNKMFAILDFLDSGHGALAFKVGPELFLGYVDRPGIRPAPYLARAFWISMQRPYPMGDAELREALIRSHQLVVARLPKRQRLGLVLETS
- a CDS encoding peptidylprolyl isomerase: MPVAMARHILVKTSAEAEQIKQRLAKGEDFAALARKHSTCASGKRGGDLGEVRPGQMVRSIDQVIFRKPVGVVHGPVKSQFGYHLVEVYFRD